In Erwinia pyrifoliae DSM 12163, the genomic window AATTACTCCGGTTGGTGCGAGGCCGCCATAAGCTCCGTTTTCATTTGTTACGCCAGCAGCTGAGCCTGGACGGCCGTTGACTGCTTTTAAGGCTAGCCAGGTTGGAGCATCACAAGAAATAGTAAAAGTGAGCTGCTTGTTACCAAGCTGGGTTAATGTATTGGCGTTTAATTCGGTAGTGGGAATAATCCCGTAGTCAATGTTACCATCATTGGAAATAACAGGGGTGCAGGCCACTGGTTTTATCGTGCCAATAACTTGTACTCCCACGCTTTCAGACATCGCTGCACCGGGGATTGTTGCCAAAACGGCAATTGCACAGATATTCTTAAATAATTTCATCTTTGAGCACTCTACGGTTAATGAGCTGTGAGGTGTAATGATTTCATGCCGGAGAAGTTGGCATGAGGAATATGTTACCCAGGCCGAAGGGGAGTTGAACAGTTTTTATTCAAGGTGAATAAAAAAAGAGATGGTTATGTCGCCATGTTTGGTTTTAGTAAAAGTAAAGATCAAATATTAATCTCATTCGGGTAAATTATAGAATTGATGCTGGCTCAGTTAATTACGGTTGAAATAAAAATAAAATGTATTATTTATGCGTTATTGATGACGAGTACCAATAACGTTTTTCATTGTTTCAAATCTGCAAATTGTTAGTAGGTTCGTGCAATGAATGTTGCCTGTTATCTTCAATATATCATAAACAGAGGTAATCGAAAGCCGCCACAGGCACACCCGGCAAAATGCAAACGTCCGGTATGTCATCCCTTGATACCTAAGCAAAATTTGCAACGATGCCGTCACAGGCTAGACTGTCATGCGATGAATATTATAGAGGTGGAATCAACGTGGACGCGATTACAGGCAAATCACTACAGGTATCAGATGCCATTATCTCATGCCAGCTAGATGGTAAGGGGGGCATGACCCCAATCAATGACGCTGACGTCTTAGACTGCGACAGGCCGTGCTGGCTGCATCTCAATTACGCCCATCACGAAAGTGCGGACTGGCTGAGGCTGACGCCGCTACTGCCAGATGCGGTACGCGATGCACTCGGTGGTGACAGCATGCGCCCACGCGTGAGCCGCCTGGGTGATGGTACCATGATCACCTTGCGCAGCGTCAATCTGAACACCGAATCGCGTCCGGACCAGCTGGTAGTGATGCGGGTGTTTATCAATGAAAAGCTGATCGTCTCGACCCGGCGTCGCAAGGTCTATGCCGTTGATGAAGTCCTTAACGACCTGAAAAAAGGGAATGGCCCGGTCAACGGCGGCGGCTGGCTGGTCGACGTGTGTGATGCGCTGACCGACCATGCCAGTGAGTTTATAGAACTGCTGCACGATAACATCATCGAGCTGGAGGATGCGGTGATCGACCAGCGGGTGCCGCCACGCGGGGAGCTGTCACTGATCCGCAAACAGTTGATTATCATGCGCCGATATATGGCGCCGCAGCGCGATGTTTACTCGCGTATCGCCAGTGAGCGCCTGCCGTGGATGAATGACGACGACCGTCGTCGCATGCAGGATATTTCCGATCGTCTGGGGCGTGGTTTGGACGATCTTGACGCCAGCGTGGCACGTACCGGCGTGCTGTCAGACGAGATCGCCACGGTGATGGCGGAAGCGATGAACCGCCGCACCTATACCATGTCATTGATGGCGGTAGTGTTTCTGCCGACCACATTCCTTACCGGACTGTTCGGCGTCAATCTGGGGGGCATACCCGGAGGAGGATGGCGCTACGGGTTTGTGGCTTTCTGCCTGTTGTTAGCTTCTCTGGTACTGGGAGTTGCCTTTTGGTTAAGAAGCCGTAAATGGTTATGATGCACAAAATAAGAGGGCGCAATATATAACCAAATACTGATCGAAATCAATACAGATATAAGCGAATACAGGCAAACTTTTTCTCGCAGGTGAATGCAACATCAAGCGATGGGCGTTGCACTCCAATTGTCTCACTTCCTTTTTAGAATTAATGTTTAGCACATTTGATTCTGACGACGCCGGCTTATAGCCGGTTTTTTTTTCATTATCCTGCGAGCATATTGCCTGTGAGTATGTACCTGAAGCCAGAAAACAGGGGGATGACGCATTTTACTTTACCTATGGATGGAGAAGAGTTTGATGTCACGTTTTACACTCAGTACGGTCATGGCACTTTTAGTGGCTCCTGTTTTATCCGTTTTACCAGGCCAGGTTATGGCTGGCAAAATGGATATGGCAACAACACAATTAGCGCAGAAGTCTGATGATTTTCCAGCATGGTGGAAACAGGCCGTTTTTTATCAGGTATATCCGCGTTCCTTTAAGGATACCAACGGTGATGGGATAGGCGATCTTAAAGGCATCATTGAAAAACTTGATTATTTAAAGCGTTTGGGCGTTGATGCTATCTGGATTAACCCGCATTATGACTCGCCTAATACCGATAACGGTTATGATATCCGTGACTACCGCAAGATCATGAAAGAATACGGTACGATGGAAGATTTTGATCGACTCATTGCCGAAATGAATAAACGTAATATGCGTTTGATGATTGACATTGTGATCAACCATACCAGCGATCAACATAGCTGGTTTGTGCAAAGTAAAGGCAGCAAAGATAATCCGTATCGTGATTATTACTTCTGGCGTGATGGCAAAAATGGCCAGCCGCCCAATAATTATCCCTCATTTTTCGGCGGCTCTGCATGGAAGAAAGAGGATAATTCCGGCCAGTACTATCTGCATTATTTTGCTGAGCAGCAACCGGATCTTAACTGGGATAATGCCAAAGTACGTGAAGACCTCTATGCGATGCTGCGCTTTTGGCTGGACAAAGGGGTAGCGGGGCTTCGTTTTGACACGGTGGCCACCTATGCCAAAATCCCGGATTTCCCCGATCTCACACCTCAACAGCGGAAAAACTTCGCAAGGACATATACCGAAGGGCCATCTATTCACCGCTATATTAAAGAAATGCACCAGCAGGTTTTCTCACATTATAATATCGCCACGGCCGGGGAGATATTTGGCGTTCCTTTAGAGAAGTCAATTGACTATTTCGACAGACGCCGTGGCGAACTCAATATTGCCTTTACTTTTGACCTGATTCGTCTGGACAGAGGGGTAGAAGAGAGATGGCGTCAGAAAGCCTGGAGTTTGACGGATTTCCGCCAAACGATCGACAAGGTTGACCGTGTGGCGGGGAAATATGGCTGGAATGCTTTCTTCCTGGATAATCATGATAATCCTCGTGCCGTATCGCATTTTGGCGACGATCGGCCTCAGTGGAGACAGGCATCGGCTAAAGCGCTGGCAACCTTAATGATCACCCAGCGTGCGACGCCTTTTATTTATCAGGGATCTGAACTGGGCATGACAAATTACCCCTTTAAGACCATCGCTGATTTTGACGACATAGAGGTAAAGGGATTTTGGCAGGATTACGTCAGCAGCGGCAAGGTCGATCCCGAAGAGTTTATGCGCAACGTGCGTCTGACCAGCCGGGATAACAGCCGAACGCCGTTTCAGTGGGATGACAGCGCCAATGCCGGATTTACCTCCGGAACGCCGTGGTTCAACGTCAATCCGAATTATAAGCTGATAAACGCTGCGGATCAGACCAGGGATCCGGACTCGGTGTTCAATTATTATCGCAAGCTGATCGGCCTGCGACATGCCATACCGGCGCTCACCTATGGTGAGTATAAAGATCTGGACCCCAACAACGACACGGTTTATGCCTGTACCCGCACTCATGGGGATAAGCGATATTTAGTGGTAATTAACTTTAAGGAAAATGTGGTCAATTACCGGCTGCCAGATCAACTCACCATCAGGCAAACCTTGTCAGAGAGTAGCGCCATTCAGCCCGTTGCGGAAAACGCGCGAGAACTTTTGCTACAACCCTGGCAGTCAGGGATTTACCAGCTCAACTAAACCCTCAGGTCACCAGGCCAGGCGAGGGATATCTGCCGTACGCCCTTTTTCTGGCCTTATTATCACTGGCGTTTTGCCACTAACGGCACTTGCCGCCCTGCATAGCCAGTGTAATCAGCTTATGGATTCACTCACGAATTTGCAGGACATCCAGCCGGGCAGGTGCGTCTTCATCCTCTTCCGGCTGCCAGCCTGGCGGTTGAACGGGAAGCGTTTCACGATCAAATGCCAGATCGCCGCCGTCTACCACATCAGCACCGTGGCGAATATGCTTAAAATCGAACAGATTTGCATCGGCAAGATGAGAAGGCACCACGTTCTGCATGGCGGTAAACAGGGTTTCGATGCGCCCCGGATAACGTTTATCCCAGTCGCGCAGCATGTCGCCAATGACCTGGCGTTGCAGGTTGGGCTGTGAACCGCAAAGGTTACAAGGAATGATTGGATACTGCCGGGCAATAGCGAAACGCTGGATATCTTTTTCGCGGCAGTAGGCCAATGGCCGGATAACAATATGCTGGCCATCATCACTCATTAATTTTGGCGGCATTCCTTTCATTTTTCCGCCGTAGAACATATTCAAAAACAGCGTTTGCAGGATGTCATCGCGATGATGCCCGAGAGCGATTTTGCTACAGCCCAGCTCGCTGGCGGTGCGGTAAAGAATGCCACGACGCAGACGTGAGCAGAGCGAGCAGGTGGTTTTTCCTTCCGGGATCTTCTCTTTAACAATGCTGTAAGTGTCTTCATTGACAATCTTATATTCCACACCCAGCTGTTCCAGATATTCCGGCAGAATGTGCGCCGGAAAACCCGGCTGTTTCTGGTCGAGGTTGACCGCCACCAGCGAGAAGGAGACAGGGGCGCTCTGCTGCAAATTGCGTAGGATCTCCAGCATCGTGTAGCTGTCTTTACCACCTGACAGGCAAACCATAATCCGGTCGCCTTCTTCGATCATGTTGAAATCAGCGATCGCTTCACCCACGTTACGGCGCAGGCGCTTTTGAAGCTTATTCAAATTGTATTGTTCTTTCTTTGTATCTTGTTGATTTTCTGGCATTATCTTCTATCTCTGAAGCCAAAAGGGGCATATAAGGGGCATATAAGGGGCAAAAAATTTAAGTGCCTGCTTATTGTTTAGCATTAGCACCCGATCGCCGTTCAGCTCTTCAATCCACTTCCGTAGACGTCATAAACCCACTGCGCGTCTTTATGCCCCATCTGATCCGCGATAAACGATGGGTTTGCGCCGGCAGATTAAAACCAGCAGGCAAAAGTATGCCGCGTATGGTACGGATTCCGGCGGCGAATGCCAGCACGTTTTACGGCCGCGTGCCGTCTGGCCAGAGACTCGATAGGCGATAATACGGTTTTTACGTTTCCCAGTGCACGCACGTTATACCATCGACGCCGTCCAACTATCGTCTAAACTTAAATAAACAGCCAGCAAGGAGAGAGCCATGCCCCAAACTGAACCCAAAGATAAACCGCACCCAGCCAGAGATAAGCCAAAAGAGCAGGGGGAAATTCCGCGTGCTCCAGACAGCAGTGAGGATGACAAAAAAAATCCTTACCGGCGGCGCTGATTTCCCGTCATCAGGTGCATTTTTCAGAGCATCGCCGCGATGGTTACCGACTCACTACGCAGTGCGATATTCAGGCCATCTTTTCCATGTTTATGCTGATAAATGAATCTTCATACAGCTTTGTGCTTTACCCACGTCTCTGTCGGAGCGAAAGTTTGGGGAGAAATATCCACTATGAAATGGAACCGCAGAAATACCTGGATTGCAATATTGCTATTTTGTGCGGCATTCTGGCTGCTGGTCGCCCTCGTATTCATCTAATTTGGATGCGAAACACCTTGCGCTGGCAGGACCTGCCGCCAGCGCTTTTATCCCCTTCAGGCACACTTATCTGCTACAATCGCCGCTAATAACCTGCCCGTTTTTTTAGAGACCTATTCCGTGACTGCTTTTTCAACCTTGACCCAACTGCCAGCCAGCCAAATTGATAACCTTAATGAACTCGGCTACCTTGCCATGACCCCGGTACAGGCTGAATCGCTGCCCGCCATTCTGGCTGGTCGTGACGTTCGCGCCCAGGCAAAAACGGGCAGCGGCAAAACTGCTGCATTTGGTTTGGGGGTGATGCACCGCGTCGATGCCAGTCAGTATGTGACTCAGGCACTGGTGCTTTGTCCTACGCGTGAATTGGCCGATCAGGTAACGAAAGAGCTACGCCGTCTCGCGCGTTTTACCTCGAATATCAAAATCTTAACCCTGTGCGGCGGCCAGCCTGTTGGTGCGCAACGTGACTCGCTGCTGCATGCGCCGCACATCGTGGTAGGGACGCCGGGGCGTATTCTCGATCATCTGAAACGAGAAACGCTGAAGCTGGACGCCATCAGCACCCTGGTGTTGGATGAGGCCGACCGTATGCTGGAGATGGGTTTCCGCGAAGATATTGACACGATAATCAGCCACAGCCCGCAGGCGCGCCAGACGCTGCTGTTTTCCGCCACCTGGCCGCAGGCTATCGCTCAAATCAGTCAGAGCATTCAGCGCGACCCGTTAACCATAGAAACCGGAGACGTTTCTGATCTGCCAGCGATTGAGCAGACCTTCTATGAAGCAGGAGCGCGTGAAAAACTGACTGCGCTTATCGGCTTACTTAGCGAACGCCAGCCTTCTTCATGCGTGGTGTTTTGCAATACCAAACGTGAATGTGATGAGATCGCCTACGCGCTGGACAAAGCCCAGATTAGCGCACAGCCGCTGCATGGCGATCTTGAGCAACGCGAGCGCGATCGGATGCTGATACGCTTTGCCAACGGGAGCTGTCGGGTCCTGGTCGCCACGGATGTGGCGGCACGCGGGCTGGATATTAAAGCTCTGGCGATGGTGGTTAATTATCAGTTGTCCTTCGATCCTGAAGTGCATGTACATCGTATCGGCAGAACGGCTCGCGCTGGACAAGAGGGGTGCGCGGTGAGTTTTGTCGCTCCTGATGAAATGATACGTGCGCATGCACTGGAAGACTATTTGCAGCAGAAACTGGTGTGGTGCAACCTGTCTGCATTGAAAGCAGTTGCTGCAAGGCCACTGCTGGCCGAAATGGTGACGGTAAGCCTGGAAGGGGGGCGTAAGGCCAAAATTCGCCCGGGGGATATTCTGGGGGCATTGACCGGTGAAGGTGGCCTGAACGGCGACCAGGTCGGTAAGATTGATATAGCTTCAACTCTGGCTTATGTGGCTATCCGCCGCGAGCTGGCGCGCAAGGTAATGCAGCAGTTACAGCAGGTGAAAATCAAAGGTAAGTCCTGCCGGGCGCGGCTGTTGAAATAACTGGTCGGGGCAGACGGATGATAAGAAGAGAACTCCGCCTGCCTCGTCAGTGTTCAGACGCAACGATTCTCGATTCAGAACTTATTGATCACTGGTGGCTCTGCCAATAGCGGGCCGGCAGCAGCAAGTAACTTCTTAAAGTGCGGCTGGGCTTCATGATGGTCCACGGCAGAGGCGTTTTTCCAGGTTTCATGGAACAAAAACCGGTCGCTATTTTCTGCGCTGCGGTACAAATCGTAATGTATATTACCCTGCTCAAAACGGCTGGGAGCCACGCAGTGGTTCAATACATCAAACAGCGCGTCGCCCTTGCCGGGGTGAGCGGTCATAGTGGCAATGATCAAAACGGATTTATCAGACATTAAACTCTCCTTATAAAATGGTAAAAAGGCGCAGGGCCTGATGACCCGGCCGCCGCAAATTAACCGTCAACTTCTAAGACTAACGCGACCGCGCGTGTTTGCCATGATCTTTTCAGGCTTAATGCTTTCCAATAACAATTCACTTCTCCCCATTCTCATTGGTGATAAATCAGAAAACGTCTATTGATATTCCCTGGAAATTGTTTTGTAAAATTGCGTGGTACCTATCGACCTGCAGATAAACCTGACATATGCTGGCCGGCGCATTCCCGCACTTACCGACCCGGAGTCAATCCCATGAAAGCAGTAACATCGTTGTTGGTGGCATCCTGTTTGTTACTCTCCGCCTGCAGCAACAGCGGCGATAATGAGCCGCCGCAGCAAGCTACAGCTGCCCACGCTCCGGCCAGAGTAGAGATGGCGGACCTGGCGGCGAACAACTGCCTTAATGCCGGAGGGACGCTGGCGCTGTCACGTCAGCTGGATGGTAGCGCGGTAGGGATGTGTCAGTTGAAGAACGGTCGCCGCTGTTCGGAAGGGGCGTTACTCAATGGTAGCTGCGCACGCTGATACCCTTCATCTTTGCATCGCAGGTGCGTTGGCTGCCGTTGCTCACCCCGGTCACTGACTGGTGTGTCAGCTCCCGGGGATCCGCGCCGCTGACGATCTCAGTTACGCGGTTAGCAGGTTTTCGCACGGCTCGCCTTTCTTCAGTAGCCGCAAATTCTCCAGCGTAGTGTGTGAAATACTGGTTAAGGCTTCGGCGGTCAGAAACGCCTGGTGCCCGGTAAACAGCACGTTATGGCAGGCTGACAGCCGGCGAAATACATCATCCTGGATCACATCGTTAGAATTATCTTCAAAGAAAAGGTCACGTTCGTTTTCATATACGTCCATTCCCAGAGCGCCAATTTTATGCTGCTTAAGGGCCTCTGTTGCCGCCTGAGAATCAATAAGCCCGCCCCGGCTGGTGTTAATCACCATCACCCCTTGCTTCATCCTGGTAAAGGCACTCTTATTCAGCAGATGGTAGTTCTCCGCCGTCAGCGGGCAGTGCAGGGTAATGACGTCAGACTGGCTGAACAGGGTATCTATATCGACGTATTCAGCCCCCAGTTCCACCGCCTGTGGGCTGGGATAAGGATCAAATGCCAGCAGACGCATACCGAAGCCTTTCAAAATGCGCAGCGCGGCAATACCGATTTTACCCGTGCCAATCACCCCGGCGGTTCGGCCGTGCATATTAAAACCTATCAAACCTTCAAGCGAAAAATTAGCATCGCGGGTGCGCTGGTAAGCGCGATGAATGCGGCGGTTGAGGGTCATCATCATCCCTACCGCATGCTCAGCCACTGCTTCGGGCGAATAGGCGGGAACACGAACGACTTTTATTGCCAGTTCTGCGGCTGCATCAAGGTCTACGTTATTAAAACCCGCACAGCGCAGGGCAACACATTTCACCCCCAGCGCGGCCAGTTCCTCTAATACGCTTCGGCTGGCATCATCGTTAACGAAGATACAAACTGCTTCACATCCCGCCGCGTTTTTTGCTGTGGCTTCGCTGAGCAGAAAGTCGAAGAACTGAATTTCAAAGCCGTAGTCTTCATTGACCTGCTGAAGATATTTCCG contains:
- the zntB gene encoding zinc transporter ZntB, coding for MDAITGKSLQVSDAIISCQLDGKGGMTPINDADVLDCDRPCWLHLNYAHHESADWLRLTPLLPDAVRDALGGDSMRPRVSRLGDGTMITLRSVNLNTESRPDQLVVMRVFINEKLIVSTRRRKVYAVDEVLNDLKKGNGPVNGGGWLVDVCDALTDHASEFIELLHDNIIELEDAVIDQRVPPRGELSLIRKQLIIMRRYMAPQRDVYSRIASERLPWMNDDDRRRMQDISDRLGRGLDDLDASVARTGVLSDEIATVMAEAMNRRTYTMSLMAVVFLPTTFLTGLFGVNLGGIPGGGWRYGFVAFCLLLASLVLGVAFWLRSRKWL
- a CDS encoding glycoside hydrolase family 13 protein, whose amino-acid sequence is MSRFTLSTVMALLVAPVLSVLPGQVMAGKMDMATTQLAQKSDDFPAWWKQAVFYQVYPRSFKDTNGDGIGDLKGIIEKLDYLKRLGVDAIWINPHYDSPNTDNGYDIRDYRKIMKEYGTMEDFDRLIAEMNKRNMRLMIDIVINHTSDQHSWFVQSKGSKDNPYRDYYFWRDGKNGQPPNNYPSFFGGSAWKKEDNSGQYYLHYFAEQQPDLNWDNAKVREDLYAMLRFWLDKGVAGLRFDTVATYAKIPDFPDLTPQQRKNFARTYTEGPSIHRYIKEMHQQVFSHYNIATAGEIFGVPLEKSIDYFDRRRGELNIAFTFDLIRLDRGVEERWRQKAWSLTDFRQTIDKVDRVAGKYGWNAFFLDNHDNPRAVSHFGDDRPQWRQASAKALATLMITQRATPFIYQGSELGMTNYPFKTIADFDDIEVKGFWQDYVSSGKVDPEEFMRNVRLTSRDNSRTPFQWDDSANAGFTSGTPWFNVNPNYKLINAADQTRDPDSVFNYYRKLIGLRHAIPALTYGEYKDLDPNNDTVYACTRTHGDKRYLVVINFKENVVNYRLPDQLTIRQTLSESSAIQPVAENARELLLQPWQSGIYQLN
- the ttcA gene encoding tRNA 2-thiocytidine(32) synthetase TtcA, which codes for MPENQQDTKKEQYNLNKLQKRLRRNVGEAIADFNMIEEGDRIMVCLSGGKDSYTMLEILRNLQQSAPVSFSLVAVNLDQKQPGFPAHILPEYLEQLGVEYKIVNEDTYSIVKEKIPEGKTTCSLCSRLRRGILYRTASELGCSKIALGHHRDDILQTLFLNMFYGGKMKGMPPKLMSDDGQHIVIRPLAYCREKDIQRFAIARQYPIIPCNLCGSQPNLQRQVIGDMLRDWDKRYPGRIETLFTAMQNVVPSHLADANLFDFKHIRHGADVVDGGDLAFDRETLPVQPPGWQPEEDEDAPARLDVLQIRE
- the dbpA gene encoding ATP-dependent RNA helicase DbpA, translated to MTAFSTLTQLPASQIDNLNELGYLAMTPVQAESLPAILAGRDVRAQAKTGSGKTAAFGLGVMHRVDASQYVTQALVLCPTRELADQVTKELRRLARFTSNIKILTLCGGQPVGAQRDSLLHAPHIVVGTPGRILDHLKRETLKLDAISTLVLDEADRMLEMGFREDIDTIISHSPQARQTLLFSATWPQAIAQISQSIQRDPLTIETGDVSDLPAIEQTFYEAGAREKLTALIGLLSERQPSSCVVFCNTKRECDEIAYALDKAQISAQPLHGDLEQRERDRMLIRFANGSCRVLVATDVAARGLDIKALAMVVNYQLSFDPEVHVHRIGRTARAGQEGCAVSFVAPDEMIRAHALEDYLQQKLVWCNLSALKAVAARPLLAEMVTVSLEGGRKAKIRPGDILGALTGEGGLNGDQVGKIDIASTLAYVAIRRELARKVMQQLQQVKIKGKSCRARLLK
- a CDS encoding putative quinol monooxygenase, with protein sequence MSDKSVLIIATMTAHPGKGDALFDVLNHCVAPSRFEQGNIHYDLYRSAENSDRFLFHETWKNASAVDHHEAQPHFKKLLAAAGPLLAEPPVINKF
- a CDS encoding DUF333 domain-containing protein, encoding MKAVTSLLVASCLLLSACSNSGDNEPPQQATAAHAPARVEMADLAANNCLNAGGTLALSRQLDGSAVGMCQLKNGRRCSEGALLNGSCAR
- a CDS encoding 2-hydroxyacid dehydrogenase, producing MKIAVYSTKQYDRKYLQQVNEDYGFEIQFFDFLLSEATAKNAAGCEAVCIFVNDDASRSVLEELAALGVKCVALRCAGFNNVDLDAAAELAIKVVRVPAYSPEAVAEHAVGMMMTLNRRIHRAYQRTRDANFSLEGLIGFNMHGRTAGVIGTGKIGIAALRILKGFGMRLLAFDPYPSPQAVELGAEYVDIDTLFSQSDVITLHCPLTAENYHLLNKSAFTRMKQGVMVINTSRGGLIDSQAATEALKQHKIGALGMDVYENERDLFFEDNSNDVIQDDVFRRLSACHNVLFTGHQAFLTAEALTSISHTTLENLRLLKKGEPCENLLTA